In Geotalea uraniireducens, one genomic interval encodes:
- a CDS encoding dodecin: MTYGEDRIYKKVEVIGVSCKGIEGAIQAAVAKAHRSLDKISWFEVQEVRGHVGDDGQITEYQVVLKVAFQLKE; this comes from the coding sequence ATGACCTACGGCGAAGACAGGATTTACAAAAAGGTGGAAGTGATCGGGGTTTCCTGCAAGGGAATCGAGGGGGCCATTCAGGCGGCCGTTGCCAAGGCACACCGGAGCCTCGACAAGATTTCCTGGTTCGAGGTGCAGGAGGTTCGGGGGCATGTCGGGGATGACGGGCAGATAACCGAATATCAGGTGGTACTCAAAGTGGCGTTTCAGCTCAAGGAGTGA
- a CDS encoding FKBP-type peptidyl-prolyl cis-trans isomerase: protein MAQAKKGDTVKVHYTGRLTTGEIFDSSEASGSAGEPLQFTIGNGDVISGFETAVLGMAPGEKKTVTIPVDQAYGERVDEMIAEIEREFLPPGSTPEMGQQYEVTQDNGEVFHVTVTGLTETTVTLDANHPLAGRELVFDISLVEIC from the coding sequence ATGGCACAGGCAAAAAAGGGTGATACCGTCAAGGTGCACTATACCGGACGGCTTACGACCGGCGAAATCTTTGACTCATCCGAAGCGAGTGGCAGTGCGGGCGAACCGCTGCAGTTCACCATTGGCAACGGGGATGTCATTTCCGGCTTTGAAACCGCTGTTCTCGGGATGGCGCCCGGAGAGAAGAAGACGGTAACGATCCCCGTCGATCAGGCCTACGGAGAGCGGGTCGACGAAATGATTGCCGAGATCGAGCGTGAGTTTCTTCCTCCCGGTTCCACACCGGAAATGGGGCAGCAGTACGAGGTCACCCAGGACAACGGCGAGGTCTTTCACGTGACCGTCACCGGCCTGACCGAGACGACTGTTACCCTTGACGCTAATCACCCCCTCGCCGGCCGGGAGTTGGTCTTCGATATTTCGCTGGTGGAGATTTGCTAA
- a CDS encoding ferritin family protein: MSEQGAVCYTFEAAVEMAIKMEEEGFRNYLEAIRKVKHKGAREILKEAALDELEHKLSMEKALLDGSMAGSGELEAKVPTMHLDYILEKKELSASSDTREALVYAIHLEKGSIDFYRRMAEGCSGAPMAGLFQKILADETRHLQSLEDMYEEHFMTEN, encoded by the coding sequence ATGAGTGAACAGGGTGCGGTCTGCTACACTTTCGAAGCCGCGGTGGAAATGGCAATCAAAATGGAAGAAGAAGGGTTCAGAAACTATCTTGAAGCTATCCGGAAGGTTAAGCACAAGGGAGCCCGGGAGATCCTCAAGGAAGCGGCCCTGGACGAGCTAGAACATAAGTTGAGCATGGAAAAGGCCCTTCTCGACGGCAGCATGGCCGGCAGCGGAGAACTGGAAGCCAAGGTGCCCACCATGCACCTCGACTACATCCTGGAAAAGAAAGAGCTCAGCGCCAGCTCGGATACCCGTGAAGCGTTGGTATATGCCATCCACCTGGAAAAGGGGTCGATCGACTTTTACCGACGGATGGCCGAAGGGTGTTCCGGAGCGCCGATGGCCGGCCTCTTCCAGAAGATACTCGCCGATGAAACCCGCCATCTCCAGTCGCTGGAAGATATGTACGAAGAACATTTCATGACCGAGAACTGA
- a CDS encoding complex I NDUFA9 subunit family protein yields MKLFLAGGTGFVGGHLRAALLERGHRLRLLVHRRHEGIEAEVEQVEGDVTRVASFAEAVVGCDAAINLVGIIREFPARGITFEALHVTATRNMVDAAKQAGVRRYLQMSALGTRPAATSQYHRTKYQAEEYVRSSGLDWTIFRPSLIHGPGGEFVTMLAGFIRDLPVVPVIGDGRYRLQPVTVTDVARCFCRALELPEAVGETFELCGGNRLSYDELLDTIGRVLGKRRVRKFHQPLGLMKLVVPLLQGFSFFPLTMDQLTMLVEENICSGSWPTLFAPEPESFEESIRRYLR; encoded by the coding sequence ATGAAGCTGTTTCTTGCCGGCGGGACCGGCTTTGTCGGCGGGCATCTGCGGGCGGCGCTGCTGGAACGGGGGCACCGGCTCCGCCTGCTCGTGCATCGGCGCCACGAGGGGATCGAGGCGGAGGTCGAGCAGGTGGAGGGCGATGTGACCCGTGTTGCCAGTTTTGCCGAGGCGGTCGTCGGCTGTGATGCCGCAATTAATCTGGTGGGGATCATCCGGGAATTCCCCGCCCGGGGGATAACCTTCGAAGCGCTGCACGTGACTGCAACCCGCAATATGGTCGATGCGGCAAAGCAGGCAGGCGTGCGGCGCTACCTGCAGATGTCGGCCCTTGGTACCCGGCCGGCGGCGACTTCGCAGTATCACCGGACCAAATATCAGGCCGAGGAGTACGTTCGTTCGTCGGGACTTGACTGGACCATTTTTCGCCCATCGCTGATCCACGGCCCGGGTGGCGAGTTCGTCACCATGCTGGCCGGCTTCATCAGGGATCTCCCGGTGGTGCCGGTGATCGGCGATGGTCGTTACCGCCTGCAGCCGGTGACCGTCACCGATGTTGCCCGTTGTTTTTGCCGGGCGCTGGAGCTTCCTGAAGCGGTGGGGGAAACCTTTGAACTGTGTGGCGGCAATCGTCTTTCCTATGATGAACTGCTCGATACGATCGGCAGGGTGCTCGGCAAACGGCGGGTGAGGAAATTTCATCAACCCCTTGGGCTGATGAAGCTGGTTGTGCCGCTTCTGCAGGGATTCTCGTTCTTTCCGCTGACCATGGACCAGCTTACCATGCTGGTGGAGGAGAATATCTGCAGTGGCTCATGGCCAACGCTCTTCGCCCCAGAGCCGGAATCGTTCGAAGAGAGCATACGCCGTTACCTGCGCTGA